The Streptomyces sp. NBC_01775 genome includes a region encoding these proteins:
- a CDS encoding cell division protein SepF encodes MGSVRKASAWLGLVDDSEMRYYDYADGPEDGPSEGPEPSDAARESWVTDPRVRVTAETAQDQGTKIATVTPDCFRDARGIGELFRDGVPVIVNLTAMESADAKRVVDFAAGLTFGLRGSIERVATRVFLLTPNDYKIVSNEDRRDPGGFFNQS; translated from the coding sequence ATGGGATCGGTGCGCAAGGCGAGTGCCTGGCTGGGCCTCGTCGACGACAGCGAGATGCGTTACTACGACTACGCCGACGGGCCGGAAGACGGGCCGTCCGAAGGGCCGGAGCCCTCAGACGCCGCCCGTGAGTCGTGGGTGACGGACCCCAGAGTCCGCGTCACGGCGGAAACGGCACAGGATCAGGGGACCAAGATCGCGACGGTCACCCCGGACTGCTTCCGGGATGCCCGGGGCATCGGTGAGCTGTTCCGGGACGGCGTTCCGGTCATCGTCAACCTCACGGCGATGGAGTCCGCCGACGCCAAGCGCGTCGTCGACTTCGCCGCGGGGCTGACCTTCGGACTGCGGGGGTCCATCGAACGAGTGGCGACCCGCGTCTTCCTGCTCACTCCCAACGACTACAAGATCGTCAGCAACGAGGACCGCCGCGACCCTGGCGGCTTCTTCAACCAGAGTTAG
- a CDS encoding GNAT family N-acetyltransferase produces the protein MSTSAALPYTVRAARPEDYDTLVAVVDDWWGRPASRDLTRVFLDHFHATSLVAEGPDGSLAGFVVGFLSPSDPDCAYIHFTGVAPARRKTGLARDLYERFFARARADGRTVVKAITSPVNTRSVAFHTALGFTASDPLPDYDGPGLDRVTLRMEL, from the coding sequence ATGAGTACCAGTGCCGCACTCCCGTACACCGTCCGCGCCGCGCGGCCCGAGGACTACGACACCCTCGTCGCCGTCGTCGACGACTGGTGGGGCCGCCCCGCCTCCCGCGATCTCACCCGGGTCTTCCTGGACCACTTCCATGCGACGAGCCTCGTCGCGGAGGGGCCGGACGGGAGCCTGGCGGGCTTCGTCGTCGGCTTCCTCTCGCCCTCGGACCCCGACTGCGCCTACATCCACTTCACCGGCGTCGCACCGGCCAGACGTAAGACGGGCCTGGCCCGTGACCTGTACGAGCGCTTCTTCGCGCGGGCCCGCGCCGACGGCCGCACGGTGGTCAAGGCCATCACCTCCCCGGTCAACACCCGCTCCGTCGCCTTCCACACCGCCCTCGGCTTCACCGCCTCGGACCCGCTCCCGGACTACGACGGCCCCGGGCTGGACCGGGTGACTCTCCGGATGGAGCTGTAG
- a CDS encoding S1 family peptidase: MSHRRISKRRVIIAGAGVAALAAGTLTVTTANASPDTPALKSLSQSSASQLASKLTSDLKGDAGAYYDAKAKKLVVNVTDSDAKKKVEAAGAQARVVKHSLAQLDSVKDTLTKKNVTGTARAVDVKTNKVVITADKTVKGEKLAQLKRQIKEQGGKAELKRTNGKFTTKIAGGDAIWGDGGRCSLGFNVTVGGKAGFLTAGHCTTAISAWSDSQGGEPIAESGDGKFPGNDYGIAMYTGDTDHPSEVNLYDGGTQAISGAADAEVGQKVTRSGSTTQVHDGSVKAVDASVTYPEGTVDGLIQTDVCAEPGDSGGSLFAGDKAVGLTSGGSGDCSSGGETYFQPVPAALDALGAEIG, from the coding sequence TTGTCACACCGTCGGATATCCAAGCGGCGCGTCATCATCGCCGGCGCCGGAGTCGCCGCACTCGCCGCCGGCACGCTCACGGTCACGACCGCCAACGCCTCGCCTGACACCCCCGCCCTCAAGAGCCTGTCGCAGTCCTCGGCTTCACAGCTCGCCTCGAAGCTCACCTCGGACCTCAAGGGCGACGCGGGCGCCTACTACGACGCCAAGGCCAAGAAGCTCGTCGTGAACGTCACCGACAGCGACGCCAAGAAGAAGGTCGAGGCCGCCGGCGCCCAGGCCAGAGTCGTCAAGCACTCGCTGGCCCAGCTGGACTCGGTCAAGGACACCCTGACCAAGAAGAACGTCACGGGCACCGCCCGCGCGGTCGACGTCAAGACCAACAAGGTCGTCATCACCGCCGACAAGACGGTCAAGGGCGAGAAGCTCGCCCAGCTCAAGCGGCAGATCAAGGAGCAGGGCGGCAAGGCGGAACTCAAGCGCACCAACGGCAAGTTCACCACCAAGATCGCCGGTGGCGACGCCATCTGGGGCGACGGAGGCCGCTGCTCGCTCGGCTTCAACGTCACCGTGGGCGGCAAGGCCGGCTTCCTGACCGCGGGGCACTGCACCACGGCGATCTCCGCGTGGTCCGACAGCCAGGGCGGCGAGCCCATCGCCGAGAGCGGCGACGGCAAGTTCCCCGGCAACGACTACGGCATCGCCATGTACACCGGCGACACCGACCACCCGAGCGAGGTCAACCTCTACGACGGCGGCACACAGGCCATCTCCGGCGCCGCCGACGCCGAGGTCGGCCAGAAGGTCACCCGCAGCGGCAGCACCACCCAGGTGCACGACGGCTCGGTCAAGGCCGTGGACGCCTCCGTCACCTACCCGGAGGGCACCGTCGACGGGCTGATCCAGACCGACGTCTGCGCCGAGCCCGGTGACAGCGGCGGCTCGCTCTTCGCGGGCGACAAGGCGGTGGGCCTCACCTCCGGCGGCAGCGGTGACTGTTCCTCGGGTGGCGAGACCTACTTCCAGCCGGTGCCGGCCGCGCTGGACGCGTTGGGCGCCGAGATCGGCTGA
- a CDS encoding S1 family peptidase, with amino-acid sequence MTFKRTTASDTSARRRRNRLIAVASGMAAAGALMVPATASAEAPSPHTYTASQLGDASDAVRSADVAGTAWHVDKKSNRLVVTADSRVSKSELTSIKREAGSSAGALDIERTKGTFKKLLSGGDPIYAQAGWRCSVGFNVRSGSTYYFLTAGHCTDGAGNWYTNSGLTTLIGPTAGSSFPGNDYGLVRYSNSAIAHPGTVGNVEITGAGNASVGQTVTRRGSTTGTHSGQVTALNATVNYGGGDIVNGLIRTTVCAEPGDSGGPLYSGSTALGLTSGGSGNCSSGGTTFFQPVPEALSAYGVSIY; translated from the coding sequence GTGACGTTCAAGCGCACTACAGCCAGCGACACCTCGGCACGCCGCAGACGTAACCGGCTGATCGCCGTCGCGTCCGGCATGGCGGCGGCCGGGGCGCTCATGGTGCCCGCGACGGCGTCCGCCGAAGCTCCGTCTCCCCACACCTACACCGCGAGCCAGCTCGGCGACGCAAGCGACGCCGTGCGCTCGGCCGACGTGGCAGGCACCGCCTGGCACGTCGACAAGAAGAGCAACAGGCTGGTCGTGACCGCGGACAGCCGCGTCTCGAAGTCCGAACTGACCAGCATCAAGCGCGAAGCGGGCAGCAGTGCGGGAGCGCTGGACATCGAGCGCACCAAGGGCACGTTCAAGAAATTGCTGTCGGGCGGCGACCCGATCTACGCGCAGGCAGGCTGGCGCTGCTCGGTGGGCTTCAACGTCCGCAGCGGCAGCACCTACTACTTCCTGACCGCCGGTCACTGCACCGACGGCGCGGGCAACTGGTACACCAACTCCGGGCTCACCACCCTCATCGGCCCCACGGCCGGCTCCAGCTTCCCGGGCAACGACTACGGCTTGGTGCGCTACAGCAACTCCGCCATCGCCCATCCGGGAACGGTCGGCAACGTCGAGATCACCGGCGCGGGCAACGCCTCCGTCGGCCAGACGGTCACCCGGCGCGGCAGCACCACCGGCACCCACAGCGGACAGGTCACCGCGCTCAACGCGACCGTCAACTACGGCGGCGGCGACATCGTCAACGGGCTGATCCGCACCACCGTCTGCGCCGAGCCCGGCGACAGCGGCGGGCCCCTCTACTCCGGCAGCACCGCACTGGGCCTGACCTCGGGCGGCAGCGGCAACTGCTCCAGCGGAGGCACGACCTTCTTCCAGCCGGTCCCCGAAGCGCTCAGCGCCTACGGCGTCAGCATCTACTGA
- a CDS encoding MFS transporter translates to MTGTTTAASREAADVPGHGADPRHAGGSANRWTVLVVLCSSLFLVAVDATVLHVAVPAVSEDLRPGSAQLLWIVDAYPLMCASLLILFGTLGDRVGRRRVLLFGYALFAVASGVAAYAQSAGVLIGARALLGVGGAMIMPATLSILRQVFPDRRERALAVGIWSAVAAVGAAVGPLVGGLLLEHFWWGSVFLINIPLMAAGLPLGRWLLPESVSGGEGPWDVLGAVLAAAGLCGAIFGVKRAGGGELYSAGTWLPLLAGAALLVVFVRRQRRRPHPLIDFGTLTRAAFGTSVGCIVLTVLALVGLALIAAQYLQLVLGLSPLQTGMRLLPLSVAAIAAGLVGSRLLALLGPRTMVALGFLVTAVAVLCLTGLDEQDRPGLLIGGFVLLGFGLETTLFGCYESMLSEAPPEQSGGAAAVGETAYQLGAGMGIALLGSVMNAAYGPGVRGVAGHSGVSDAASADASNSLGEAYEVAAHLDGPAGHALREAARASFVSGLHVTLLVSAGLLLLGAVAALRLPRHMEGTQGRGDEECSGGPKEQDSGTGSLLSRGITRS, encoded by the coding sequence ATGACCGGGACGACCACGGCCGCATCGCGAGAGGCGGCGGACGTCCCCGGGCACGGAGCGGACCCGCGCCATGCGGGCGGGAGCGCCAACCGCTGGACCGTGCTCGTCGTCCTCTGCTCGAGCCTGTTCCTGGTGGCCGTCGACGCCACCGTGCTGCACGTCGCCGTGCCCGCCGTGTCCGAGGACCTGCGGCCCGGCTCGGCCCAGCTGCTGTGGATCGTCGACGCCTACCCGCTCATGTGTGCCTCGCTGCTCATCCTCTTCGGCACCCTCGGCGACCGGGTGGGCCGCCGCCGGGTGCTGCTGTTCGGGTACGCGCTCTTCGCCGTGGCCTCCGGCGTGGCCGCCTACGCGCAGTCCGCCGGCGTACTGATCGGGGCTCGTGCGCTGCTCGGCGTCGGCGGCGCCATGATCATGCCGGCGACGCTGTCGATACTGCGGCAGGTCTTCCCCGACCGCCGCGAGCGCGCGCTGGCCGTCGGCATCTGGAGCGCGGTGGCGGCGGTGGGCGCCGCTGTCGGCCCGCTGGTGGGCGGGCTGCTGCTGGAGCACTTCTGGTGGGGCTCGGTCTTCCTGATCAACATTCCGCTGATGGCCGCCGGCCTGCCGCTGGGCCGCTGGCTGCTGCCCGAGTCCGTCAGCGGGGGCGAGGGCCCCTGGGACGTGCTCGGCGCGGTCCTGGCAGCCGCCGGACTGTGCGGGGCGATCTTCGGGGTCAAGCGCGCCGGCGGCGGCGAGCTGTACTCGGCGGGCACCTGGCTGCCGCTGCTGGCCGGTGCCGCCCTGCTGGTGGTGTTCGTACGCCGCCAGCGCAGGCGCCCCCACCCGCTGATCGACTTCGGCACCCTGACCCGCGCCGCCTTCGGTACCTCGGTCGGCTGCATCGTGCTGACGGTGCTGGCGCTGGTCGGTCTCGCGCTGATCGCCGCGCAGTACCTCCAGCTCGTGCTGGGGCTCTCCCCGCTCCAGACCGGGATGCGGCTGCTGCCGCTGTCCGTCGCCGCCATCGCCGCAGGCCTCGTCGGCTCCCGGCTGCTGGCCCTGCTGGGGCCGCGCACGATGGTGGCGCTCGGCTTCCTGGTCACGGCCGTGGCCGTGCTGTGCCTGACGGGACTGGACGAGCAGGACAGGCCGGGCCTCCTCATCGGCGGCTTCGTGCTGCTGGGCTTCGGCCTGGAGACCACCTTGTTCGGCTGCTACGAGTCGATGCTGAGCGAGGCACCCCCCGAGCAGTCGGGCGGTGCCGCCGCCGTCGGCGAGACCGCCTACCAGCTCGGCGCCGGCATGGGCATCGCCCTGCTCGGCAGCGTCATGAACGCCGCCTACGGACCGGGCGTGCGCGGCGTCGCGGGCCATTCCGGGGTGTCGGACGCGGCCAGCGCCGACGCCAGCAACTCGCTGGGCGAGGCGTACGAGGTCGCCGCCCACTTGGACGGCCCGGCCGGCCACGCGCTGCGGGAGGCGGCCCGCGCCTCCTTCGTCTCCGGACTGCATGTGACGCTGCTGGTCAGCGCGGGCTTGCTGCTGCTCGGCGCGGTGGCGGCGCTGCGGCTGCCCCGCCACATGGAAGGCACCCAGGGGCGCGGCGACGAAGAGTGCTCCGGCGGGCCGAAGGAGCAGGACAGCGGCACGGGGAGCCTCTTGTCGAGGGGCATTACCCGGTCGTAG
- a CDS encoding glycosyltransferase family 39 protein encodes MTDLAASGSPHADTGTRAGAPRRAAPALLAFAGVRLLGLLVLAAWGTSVESAHQLLTRRWDSLWYTRVADGWYGYEVRLPDGGVHSDLAFFPLLPGLERLFAEISPLSPADAGMLVSWISSLATAWALYLTGERLYGRSAGICLAVLWAALPVGIVQSMAYSESLFTALAAWSLYAVLTGRWVWAGTLAALAGLTRPVGAAVVAAVWIAALAGLWRERRRPTVRMTLGLALAPLGWFGYFVWVGVRTGSVTGYLDIQGQWGNGFDGGWAFLGFIGKNLTGTVIGGLGLIAGVALVIWLYVLCVRQRQPLPLLVYAGIVLVLALCAKGYFGSKPRLLMPAFPLLLPLAAALARWRPSRAALLLGRIAVLSAAYGAWWLHGSGPP; translated from the coding sequence ATGACCGACCTCGCCGCCTCCGGCTCCCCCCACGCCGATACCGGCACCCGCGCGGGCGCCCCGCGCCGCGCCGCGCCCGCGCTGCTGGCGTTCGCGGGGGTGCGGCTGCTGGGCCTGCTGGTGCTGGCGGCCTGGGGCACGTCGGTCGAGAGCGCGCACCAGCTGCTGACGCGGCGCTGGGATTCCCTCTGGTACACGCGGGTCGCCGACGGCTGGTACGGCTACGAGGTCAGGCTGCCGGACGGCGGGGTGCACTCGGACCTGGCGTTCTTTCCGCTGCTCCCGGGCCTGGAGCGACTGTTCGCGGAGATCTCGCCGCTCTCTCCCGCCGACGCCGGGATGCTGGTGAGCTGGATCTCCTCGCTGGCCACCGCGTGGGCGCTCTACTTGACCGGGGAGCGGCTGTACGGGCGGTCCGCCGGAATCTGTCTGGCCGTGCTGTGGGCGGCGCTGCCGGTCGGCATCGTGCAGTCGATGGCCTACAGCGAGTCACTGTTCACCGCGCTGGCCGCCTGGTCGCTGTACGCGGTGTTGACGGGCCGCTGGGTGTGGGCCGGGACGCTGGCGGCACTGGCGGGGCTGACCCGTCCGGTGGGCGCCGCCGTGGTGGCCGCGGTGTGGATCGCGGCGCTGGCGGGCCTGTGGCGGGAGCGGCGCCGGCCGACGGTGCGGATGACGCTGGGGCTGGCACTGGCACCGCTGGGCTGGTTCGGGTACTTCGTATGGGTGGGAGTCCGGACCGGCAGTGTCACTGGATATCTGGACATTCAGGGGCAGTGGGGAAACGGCTTCGACGGGGGCTGGGCGTTTCTCGGATTCATCGGGAAAAACCTGACAGGAACGGTCATCGGCGGCCTCGGCCTGATAGCCGGCGTGGCGCTGGTGATCTGGCTGTACGTGCTGTGCGTACGACAGCGGCAGCCCCTGCCGCTGCTGGTGTACGCGGGCATCGTGCTGGTGCTCGCACTGTGCGCCAAGGGCTACTTCGGGTCCAAGCCACGGCTGTTGATGCCCGCCTTCCCGCTGCTGCTGCCGCTTGCCGCGGCGCTGGCGCGGTGGCGGCCCTCGCGGGCGGCGCTGCTGCTGGGCCGGATCGCGGTGTTGTCGGCCGCGTACGGCGCGTGGTGGCTGCACGGCTCGGGGCCGCCGTGA
- a CDS encoding aspartate-semialdehyde dehydrogenase: MKIGIVGATGQVGSVMREILAERDFPVDELRLFASARSAGRTIPWKGGDVTVEDAATADYSGLDIVLFSAGGATSKAIAESVAAQGPVVIDNSSAWRMDPDVPLVVSEVNPEAALRRPKGIIANPNCTTMAAMPVLRPLHDEAGLVALVVSTYQAVSGSGLAGVAELDGQARKAVEGDATRLTFDGEAVDFPAPDKFKRPIAFNVLPLAGSIVEDGLGETDEEHKLRNESRKILAVPELKVSGTCVRVPVFTGHSLQINARFARPLDPERAARLLASAPGVALSEIPTPLQAAGKDSSYVGRIRSDETVENGLSLFLSNDNLRKGAALNAVQIAELVAAEKS, from the coding sequence ATGAAGATCGGGATCGTCGGAGCCACGGGCCAGGTCGGCAGCGTGATGCGCGAGATCTTGGCGGAGCGGGATTTCCCGGTCGACGAGCTGCGGCTGTTCGCCTCGGCGCGCTCGGCCGGTCGGACGATCCCGTGGAAGGGCGGTGACGTCACGGTCGAGGACGCGGCGACGGCCGACTACTCGGGCCTGGACATCGTCCTGTTCTCCGCCGGCGGCGCGACCTCGAAGGCGATCGCCGAGAGCGTCGCGGCCCAGGGGCCCGTCGTCATCGACAACTCCTCGGCCTGGCGCATGGACCCGGACGTACCGCTCGTGGTCTCCGAGGTGAACCCCGAGGCGGCCCTCCGGCGCCCCAAGGGCATCATCGCCAACCCCAACTGCACCACCATGGCGGCCATGCCGGTGCTGCGCCCGCTGCACGACGAGGCGGGGCTGGTGGCGCTGGTCGTCTCGACGTACCAGGCGGTCTCCGGCAGCGGCCTGGCCGGCGTCGCCGAACTGGACGGCCAGGCACGCAAGGCGGTCGAGGGCGACGCGACACGGCTGACGTTCGACGGCGAGGCCGTCGACTTCCCGGCGCCCGACAAGTTCAAGCGGCCGATCGCCTTCAACGTCCTGCCGCTGGCCGGCTCGATCGTCGAGGACGGGCTGGGCGAGACGGACGAGGAGCACAAGCTCCGCAACGAGAGCCGCAAGATCCTGGCCGTCCCCGAGCTGAAGGTCTCCGGCACCTGCGTCCGCGTGCCCGTCTTCACCGGTCACTCGCTCCAGATCAACGCCCGCTTCGCGCGCCCCCTCGACCCCGAGCGGGCGGCCCGCCTGCTGGCCTCGGCGCCGGGTGTCGCGCTCTCGGAGATCCCCACCCCGCTCCAGGCGGCGGGCAAGGACTCCAGCTACGTGGGCCGGATCCGCAGCGACGAGACGGTGGAGAACGGCCTGTCGCTGTTCCTGTCGAACGACAACCTCCGCAAGGGCGCGGCACTGAACGCCGTACAGATCGCGGAGCTGGTGGCGGCCGAGAAGAGCTGA
- a CDS encoding SDR family NAD(P)-dependent oxidoreductase, whose translation MNRSETDRSETNRFEGRKVLITGGGSGIGQATVARILAEGGTVAAADIVEAGLEKTRAQAAEAGAVARLSTVTVDISDEESVREGVGGALEGLGGLDVLVNAAGILDSRHTETMTLEFWNRIIGVNLTGTFLVTRQALPALLATGQGVIVNFSSTSASFAHPYMAAYAATKGGIQSFTHAIAAEYGKRGLRAVCVAPGSIASGMTRDPGLPDDADFSLFGKLTPVLGKGFAGPETVAGAIAMLASDDGAFITGTELRIDGGTHM comes from the coding sequence ATGAACCGCTCCGAGACGGACCGCTCCGAGACGAATCGCTTCGAAGGGCGCAAGGTCCTCATCACCGGCGGTGGCTCCGGCATCGGCCAGGCCACCGTGGCGCGGATCCTGGCCGAGGGCGGCACGGTCGCGGCCGCCGACATCGTCGAGGCCGGGCTGGAGAAGACCCGCGCACAGGCGGCCGAGGCGGGCGCCGTGGCCCGGCTGTCCACGGTCACCGTCGACATATCCGACGAGGAGTCCGTACGGGAAGGCGTCGGCGGGGCTCTCGAAGGGCTCGGTGGTCTGGATGTCCTGGTCAACGCCGCCGGGATCCTGGACTCCAGGCACACCGAGACGATGACGCTGGAGTTCTGGAACCGGATCATCGGCGTCAACCTCACCGGTACCTTCCTGGTGACCCGGCAGGCCCTGCCCGCGCTGCTGGCCACCGGCCAGGGCGTGATCGTCAACTTCAGCTCGACCTCGGCGAGTTTCGCGCACCCCTACATGGCCGCCTACGCCGCGACCAAGGGTGGCATCCAGTCCTTCACCCACGCCATCGCCGCCGAGTACGGCAAGCGGGGGCTGCGCGCGGTCTGTGTCGCACCGGGCTCCATAGCCTCCGGCATGACCCGTGACCCCGGGCTGCCGGACGACGCCGACTTCAGCTTGTTCGGGAAGCTGACCCCCGTCCTCGGGAAGGGCTTCGCGGGCCCGGAGACCGTCGCGGGCGCCATCGCGATGCTCGCCTCCGACGACGGAGCCTTCATCACGGGCACCGAGCTGCGCATCGACGGTGGCACCCACATGTGA
- a CDS encoding slipin family protein, with amino-acid sequence MVVELVATGLSLGALYVLAAARVVRQYERGLVFRLGRLRPEVKSPGFTMILPGVDRLQKVSMQIITAPVPGQEGITRDNVTVRVDAVVYFRVVDPAQAIVHVEDYRFAVSQMAQTSLRSIIGKSELDDLLSSREKLNQGLELMTDSPAVEWGVTVDRVEIKDVSLPETMKRSMARQAEAQRDRRARIINADAELEASKKLAEAAEQMADTPAALQLRLLQTVASVATEKNSTLVLPFPVELLRFLEGPREERPAARVRGPARGELRAGRSRAGGPRAGRSRAGHVRGA; translated from the coding sequence ATGGTCGTGGAGCTGGTGGCGACAGGACTCTCCCTGGGGGCGCTCTACGTCCTCGCGGCGGCGCGTGTGGTCCGGCAGTACGAACGCGGCCTGGTCTTCCGGCTCGGCCGGCTGCGGCCCGAGGTCAAGAGTCCGGGGTTCACGATGATCCTGCCGGGGGTCGACCGCCTCCAGAAGGTCAGCATGCAGATCATCACGGCGCCGGTGCCCGGCCAGGAGGGCATCACCCGCGACAACGTCACGGTGCGGGTGGATGCCGTGGTCTACTTCCGCGTCGTCGATCCGGCGCAGGCGATCGTGCACGTGGAGGACTACCGCTTCGCGGTGAGTCAGATGGCCCAGACCTCGCTGCGCTCCATCATCGGCAAGAGCGAGCTGGACGACCTGCTCTCCAGCCGCGAGAAGCTCAACCAGGGCCTGGAGCTGATGACCGACAGCCCCGCCGTCGAGTGGGGCGTGACCGTGGACCGTGTCGAGATCAAGGACGTCTCGCTGCCGGAGACGATGAAGCGCTCGATGGCCCGTCAGGCGGAGGCCCAGCGCGACCGCAGAGCCCGGATCATCAACGCCGACGCGGAACTGGAAGCCTCCAAGAAGCTCGCCGAGGCGGCCGAGCAGATGGCGGACACCCCCGCCGCGCTCCAGCTGAGGCTGTTGCAGACGGTGGCCTCGGTGGCGACGGAGAAGAACTCCACGCTGGTACTGCCCTTCCCCGTCGAGCTGCTCCGCTTCCTGGAGGGCCCGCGCGAGGAGCGGCCGGCCGCGCGCGTCCGCGGTCCCGCCCGTGGAGAGCTCCGCGCCGGGCGGAGCCGCGCCGGAGGCCCCCGCGCCGGGCGGAGCCGCGCCGGACACGTCCGCGGCGCGTGA
- a CDS encoding acyl-CoA dehydrogenase family protein, whose translation MSPTSAKSAFDAHDPLGIDDLLSDEDRAVRETVRSWAADRVLPGIADWYERGELPGVRELARELGGIGALGMQLSGYGCAGASAVQYGLACLELEAADSGIRSLVSVQGSLAMYAIHRFGSEEQKSTWLPRMASGEVIGCFGLTEPDHGSDPGGMRTYAKREGSDWVLTGRKMWITNGSVAGVAVVWARTDDGIRGFVVPTDSPGFSAPEIRHKWSLRASVTSELVLDEVRLPADAVLPEGGGLRGPLSCLSHARYGIVWGSMGAARSCFEAALGYAKEREQFGRPLAGFQLTQAKLADMAVELHKGVLLAHHLGTRMDAGRLRPEQVSFGKLNNTREAIEICRTARTILGANGISLEYPVMRHATNLESVLTYEGTVEMHQLVLGKALTGHDAFRG comes from the coding sequence ATGAGCCCGACGTCAGCGAAGTCAGCGTTCGACGCGCACGACCCGCTGGGGATCGACGACCTGCTCAGCGACGAGGACCGTGCCGTGCGCGAGACCGTGCGCTCCTGGGCCGCCGACCGCGTCCTGCCCGGTATCGCCGACTGGTACGAGCGCGGCGAGCTGCCCGGCGTCCGCGAGCTGGCCCGCGAGCTGGGCGGCATCGGCGCGCTGGGGATGCAGCTCTCCGGCTACGGCTGCGCGGGCGCCAGCGCCGTGCAGTACGGGCTGGCCTGTCTGGAGCTGGAGGCCGCCGACTCGGGCATCCGCTCCCTGGTCTCGGTGCAGGGCTCCCTGGCGATGTACGCCATCCACCGCTTCGGCAGCGAGGAGCAAAAGAGCACCTGGCTGCCCCGGATGGCCTCCGGCGAGGTCATCGGCTGCTTCGGCCTGACCGAGCCGGACCACGGCTCGGACCCCGGCGGGATGCGCACCTACGCCAAACGCGAGGGCTCGGACTGGGTGCTGACGGGCCGCAAGATGTGGATCACCAACGGCTCGGTCGCGGGGGTGGCCGTGGTGTGGGCCCGCACCGACGACGGCATCCGCGGCTTCGTCGTCCCCACCGACAGCCCCGGCTTCTCGGCGCCGGAGATCCGGCACAAGTGGTCGCTGCGCGCCTCGGTCACCAGCGAGCTGGTCCTGGACGAGGTGCGGCTGCCGGCCGACGCGGTGTTGCCGGAAGGCGGCGGGCTGCGCGGCCCGCTCAGCTGTCTGAGCCACGCCCGCTACGGCATCGTGTGGGGCTCTATGGGCGCTGCCCGCTCCTGCTTCGAGGCCGCGCTCGGCTACGCGAAGGAGCGCGAGCAGTTCGGCAGGCCGCTGGCGGGCTTCCAGCTCACCCAGGCGAAGCTCGCGGACATGGCCGTCGAGCTGCACAAGGGCGTGCTGCTGGCCCACCACCTGGGGACGCGGATGGACGCGGGACGGCTGCGGCCCGAGCAGGTCAGCTTCGGGAAGCTCAACAACACCCGCGAGGCGATCGAGATCTGCCGCACGGCCCGTACGATCCTGGGCGCCAACGGGATCTCGCTCGAATACCCCGTGATGCGGCACGCGACCAACCTGGAGTCCGTGCTCACCTATGAGGGCACGGTCGAGATGCACCAATTGGTGCTCGGCAAGGCCCTGACGGGCCACGATGCCTTCCGGGGCTGA
- a CDS encoding TetR family transcriptional regulator, whose amino-acid sequence MAAASPSSASPSSGPLSRPSSRPSLTERRKTETEREIARHAAELFSERGAAGVTAEGIARAAGISLRTFYRYFRTKEEAVTPLLTGGVRQWLADLAAAPGDLSVEAALERAVRAALTPGGPHATAQAEALLSTRGLLRAVPGDPALRSVWLRVHAETEEALVPVLTRLAREGTDPLDLRLTAAAANTAMRIAMETWATDEVPPDDPERGPAALAVRCLRGLTAGLRTPRAQGDHSARPPKP is encoded by the coding sequence ATGGCCGCAGCGTCCCCATCCTCCGCTTCCCCCTCGTCCGGACCCCTCTCCCGGCCGTCCTCCCGCCCCTCCCTCACCGAGCGCCGCAAGACGGAGACCGAGCGGGAGATCGCCCGGCATGCCGCCGAGCTGTTCTCCGAGCGCGGCGCCGCCGGTGTCACCGCCGAGGGCATCGCCCGGGCGGCCGGGATCTCCCTGCGCACCTTCTACCGCTACTTCCGCACCAAGGAGGAAGCCGTCACCCCGCTGCTGACCGGCGGGGTGCGCCAGTGGCTCGCCGACCTCGCGGCGGCGCCCGGCGACCTGTCCGTCGAGGCGGCGCTGGAGCGCGCCGTCCGCGCGGCGCTCACCCCCGGCGGCCCGCACGCGACGGCCCAGGCCGAGGCCCTCCTCAGCACCCGGGGCCTGCTGCGCGCCGTGCCGGGCGATCCCGCCCTGCGCTCGGTGTGGCTGCGGGTGCACGCGGAGACCGAGGAGGCGCTGGTCCCGGTACTGACGAGGCTGGCGCGCGAGGGCACCGACCCCCTCGACCTGCGGCTGACGGCGGCTGCCGCCAACACGGCGATGCGGATCGCGATGGAGACCTGGGCCACGGACGAGGTGCCCCCCGACGACCCCGAGCGGGGTCCGGCGGCGCTCGCCGTACGCTGTCTGCGAGGGCTGACAGCGGGCCTGCGTACGCCCCGCGCCCAGGGGGACCACTCCGCACGGCCCCCGAAGCCCTGA